The following coding sequences lie in one Thalassoglobus polymorphus genomic window:
- a CDS encoding HTTM domain-containing protein: protein MLNNSSEPFDLTERLHRPVAIDWLVFYRIAFGSVMCWYACKFLSSGTVELFYTIPLIHFPYDGFEWVRPVDVKFVFDEQTYEFIHFQYLIMALTAFMIAVGLFYRVAAILFAVCFVYGFLIDKSYYQNHYYLVSLLSLQLPFLPAHRACSVDAYFFPSIRSQLVPTWTLWLIRFQIGVPYFFGGIAKIDPDWLRGQPMRMSMAAKTDLPLIGGPWMEQEWVVMTLVWGGMLFDILIVPGLLYKKTRPLAYILAVGFHLANSVIWTIGIFPWFMILTTTVFFEPDWPRRLFVWIRRKSYVSSSIDHKAWKPASARMQNLTTCFFILYVSWQCLFPLRSFVYPGNSNWDEYTHHFAWHMLLRAKECGLRIYATDPSSGRSGTVDLRSYVTGRQLGVISRDPRMIHQLCRFIAEDLEQRGHRGIEIRALALISLNGRKPQVVVDPSVDLGHLPLPSGYPDYVMPLTEPFRHDAWDYPLSEWEHRIDLKLPPQMQLSSR from the coding sequence ATGTTGAACAACTCCTCGGAACCGTTCGATCTTACAGAACGCCTGCACCGCCCCGTAGCAATCGATTGGCTTGTCTTCTATCGCATCGCGTTTGGAAGCGTGATGTGCTGGTATGCATGCAAGTTTCTGTCATCAGGGACAGTGGAATTGTTCTATACAATTCCACTGATTCATTTCCCGTATGATGGATTTGAGTGGGTGCGTCCGGTGGACGTGAAATTTGTCTTCGATGAACAGACCTACGAATTCATTCACTTCCAATATCTGATCATGGCGTTGACAGCGTTCATGATTGCAGTCGGTCTGTTTTATCGCGTTGCAGCAATTCTCTTCGCGGTTTGCTTTGTGTATGGCTTCCTGATCGATAAGTCCTATTACCAGAATCACTATTATCTGGTTTCACTGTTATCGCTACAGCTTCCATTCCTCCCCGCGCATCGTGCATGTTCTGTTGATGCCTATTTCTTTCCATCTATCCGATCACAGCTTGTCCCAACATGGACGTTGTGGTTGATCAGGTTTCAGATTGGCGTCCCATACTTCTTTGGAGGGATTGCGAAGATTGATCCGGACTGGCTACGCGGACAGCCGATGAGAATGTCCATGGCTGCCAAGACAGACTTGCCACTCATCGGTGGTCCATGGATGGAGCAAGAGTGGGTTGTCATGACCCTGGTTTGGGGAGGGATGCTCTTCGATATTTTGATCGTCCCTGGTTTGCTCTATAAGAAAACTCGCCCTTTAGCATACATACTCGCGGTCGGCTTCCATCTCGCGAATTCCGTCATCTGGACAATCGGCATATTTCCCTGGTTCATGATTCTAACAACGACCGTTTTCTTTGAACCGGACTGGCCTCGACGATTGTTTGTCTGGATAAGGCGAAAATCCTATGTCTCCTCTTCAATCGATCACAAGGCTTGGAAGCCCGCCTCTGCCAGAATGCAGAACCTGACAACTTGCTTTTTTATACTTTATGTGAGTTGGCAGTGTCTCTTTCCGCTTCGCTCTTTCGTGTATCCCGGAAATTCAAATTGGGATGAATACACTCATCATTTTGCCTGGCACATGTTGTTGAGGGCAAAGGAATGTGGTCTTCGAATCTATGCGACCGATCCCAGTTCTGGGAGGTCGGGAACTGTCGATCTTCGGTCATACGTTACGGGACGACAATTAGGAGTGATCTCACGTGACCCCAGAATGATCCATCAACTTTGTCGATTCATTGCTGAAGATCTGGAGCAACGTGGTCACAGGGGAATTGAAATTCGTGCATTAGCACTTATTTCTCTCAACGGTCGAAAACCGCAAGTTGTGGTTGACCCATCAGTCGATTTGGGGCACCTCCCATTACCCAGTGGGTATCCGGATTATGTCATGCCGCTGACTGAACCGTTTCGACACGATGCCTGGGACTATCCTCTCTCTGAATGGGAGCATCGAATCGACCTGAAGTTGCCGCCTCAAATGCAGTTGTCATCCCGGTGA
- a CDS encoding CHAT domain-containing tetratricopeptide repeat protein: MNRIFLVVTLLFSINPATGLGQADFEATAAHSDLNQARIELNRKVQETWKNGNVSDALDMGLQLLGVEQKLFNGKEEENIRIAERYVLLCNYALELNQVERARRFLDSAIRRYRQNAPEKSWQQSEAEHLELVINKLLSLPLTDRQELFGSARELQLTMEGNDPNRQVEAAENYARLSREIFGERAPLAIMAMMHVQSAQLRLGRLETVGTQLERLRIELQQVEHPEHPNHAALMYLLAEHSAYLGKTEISLDYVNKSIEHFRQSGASYQGTCISAKALKGYLLISTGQHHDALAPLREAYSTGKREGLLPSHIQIIADQFCIALQRTARAEWEEQNWERAEQLAKESYEIALEQWGEENFRTIEIRIDPVMTVDRQSWTKEQKETYQQIQSLHQQMQSLIQAGEQQQAVEIAKQRYAKLADLFGRKNSETLRARFDVLDLLTDPKILGEQDHAILVSQINEFLRVTGNVFGKTHPFYATACMDFAEHFDSSSPERFKLTRESVTGFRTAFSENSDEYIEALTVLGCLLAKHLDEEAIEHLSKAIELWESRPSRGCYAHSLAIASLGGLYYNLDDPYEARHLLAKAVDLFRNNQNDNVNYDLAVTLNYLGNIAGVYGRYFDGIKYYEEAISLFENNSSNLTAARFGKSLNDYTGTYQWCLYNASEHYSETGDFENAEQVLKKLIARYPDESPIESYRSALYSLTIVYAQQDRYDEATKLLQKVSRIVEKHFDADPLVRGKFFLKSGHAALLADRKREALQQLDLALVEYQKIDDLNKIDRVEWGYFDNDLLWLRKYYEQLHAWDRVAEVREFAQDSEAILYSDAPDVLRRLEQELELARRIAALTGEDLAAYEQLFKDTQTLKDHNNVGIDPQLLGRSESILKKSTETLGPLNLAMMNYAKAAATYFEEQENYQQAISMSILAYTCGASKLGSGHPDSLTFMTRNSRLMRALGQYQEALSFSKKSVFDTAQSRGDEDIDTFAAQFELAQVYAEIEDYSSALPLARSASEGFRRLWGTENREYANAIRLLGEIYYGIGEPRLAHAEILRSHEIIQRLKEVTERDRLRSAATVAVSTATDDSRKIEARERFEEVLNAYEVADRAESAEFFELLIEYGDAQLRWDDIEKATKLFEQAVIGLAHRKSHYKLQQSAQQKLGIAQRKNGQFEQARDNLTEALNLQRKLFGAESRVITETLFQLAIVEHVLGEDHSALKHVENSLQLQQRQLSEIGRLLSDTSLTSLLDQDERPLDLLISIINKKQPAPSDIRMALDWTMQRKGLSLDLNCRLKTFEQSQSFDSETLNLIEKLRVLNQELADLTLGQDGTRSESELAAQRRQKQREISEEQGKLNERLHNLVAANSEFQLDTDQLSSKLESNTAYIEFLKVNRFAAGASGYIAFFVRRENEQTQIQFADLGNAEEIDDLIEELREQTRRFPRMLRLSTEEELETRYRQLSQNLYHRLLGPFEEHLDQVTILTISPDAGISGVPFSALVDNSDHYLVETKEISYVSSARDLTRKHEPPGVGTLVISNPNFDAEVEVREQVVAKQQEQSQNLVALRGANGIDLRSLRWKRLPGAELEADDVQTILSSTAYQPVNVFVGDAAVEEVFKSVHAARIVHLATHGFYVPSAEEDEFERGSVRSTSNLSRLRAADNPLLRSGIVLAGANRSSSVTNEKRKLEDGWVTAQEIARLNFRNTELVVLSACESGLGDVSSGQGVHGIRRAFMNAGAHSILTTLFEVPDGETRDLIRAFYEELAARHNRRSAISQAQRTQIEKRRAENNAAHPFYWASFVLYGDVE; this comes from the coding sequence ATGAATCGAATCTTTTTAGTCGTCACCCTGCTCTTCTCCATAAATCCAGCCACAGGTCTTGGACAGGCTGATTTTGAAGCGACGGCTGCACATTCTGATCTCAATCAGGCGCGAATTGAATTGAACCGAAAGGTCCAGGAGACCTGGAAGAACGGAAATGTTTCTGATGCGCTTGATATGGGTCTTCAACTGCTGGGGGTCGAGCAGAAGCTCTTCAACGGAAAAGAAGAAGAGAACATTCGAATCGCTGAGAGATATGTTCTCTTATGCAATTATGCCTTGGAACTCAATCAAGTGGAACGGGCGCGGCGGTTCTTGGACTCAGCAATTCGTCGATATCGCCAGAACGCCCCTGAGAAGAGTTGGCAGCAATCCGAAGCTGAACATCTCGAATTGGTCATCAACAAACTGCTCTCTCTTCCGCTGACAGACCGCCAGGAACTCTTCGGTTCGGCTCGGGAACTTCAGTTGACGATGGAAGGAAATGACCCGAACCGTCAAGTCGAAGCTGCTGAGAACTACGCCCGCCTGAGTCGAGAAATCTTCGGCGAAAGGGCCCCGTTGGCGATCATGGCGATGATGCATGTTCAATCCGCGCAACTGCGACTTGGGCGACTCGAGACAGTCGGAACTCAACTCGAGAGACTCCGCATTGAACTGCAACAGGTCGAGCATCCAGAACATCCGAACCACGCCGCTCTCATGTATTTACTCGCAGAGCACTCAGCATACCTGGGGAAGACCGAAATCAGCCTCGACTACGTCAATAAGTCAATCGAACATTTCAGGCAGTCCGGAGCCTCGTATCAGGGGACTTGTATTTCCGCAAAGGCGCTCAAAGGATATTTGCTCATCTCGACAGGACAGCACCACGATGCCCTTGCACCTCTCCGAGAAGCTTACTCGACAGGAAAACGCGAAGGATTGCTTCCAAGTCATATACAGATCATCGCGGATCAATTTTGCATCGCACTCCAGAGGACTGCTCGTGCGGAATGGGAAGAGCAGAATTGGGAAAGAGCTGAGCAACTGGCAAAGGAATCCTATGAAATTGCTTTAGAACAGTGGGGCGAAGAAAACTTTCGTACGATCGAGATTCGAATTGATCCGGTCATGACTGTTGACAGGCAATCATGGACAAAAGAACAGAAAGAAACGTATCAGCAAATTCAGTCACTGCACCAGCAAATGCAATCACTCATCCAAGCTGGCGAACAACAGCAAGCCGTTGAGATTGCGAAACAGCGATATGCCAAGCTCGCGGACCTCTTTGGCCGCAAGAACTCTGAAACGTTGCGGGCCCGATTTGATGTTCTGGACTTACTCACGGACCCCAAGATTCTTGGCGAGCAGGACCATGCAATACTCGTCAGCCAGATCAACGAATTTCTGAGAGTGACAGGGAATGTCTTCGGAAAAACTCATCCCTTCTATGCGACCGCCTGTATGGACTTCGCTGAACACTTCGATTCAAGCAGTCCAGAAAGGTTCAAGTTGACGCGTGAATCTGTGACCGGTTTTCGAACTGCCTTCTCTGAGAATTCAGATGAATACATTGAAGCATTGACAGTTCTTGGTTGTCTCTTAGCTAAACATCTGGACGAAGAAGCAATCGAACATTTGAGCAAGGCGATTGAACTCTGGGAATCACGCCCTAGTCGTGGATGCTATGCTCATTCCTTAGCAATCGCCTCGCTCGGAGGACTGTACTACAACCTCGATGATCCGTACGAAGCGAGGCACCTTTTGGCGAAAGCGGTGGACCTGTTTCGCAACAACCAGAACGACAACGTGAATTATGACCTTGCGGTCACACTCAACTATCTCGGAAATATCGCAGGTGTTTATGGTCGTTACTTCGATGGGATCAAATATTACGAAGAGGCGATTTCACTTTTTGAAAACAACTCCTCGAATCTGACAGCAGCGCGATTCGGAAAGTCTCTCAATGACTACACCGGAACTTATCAGTGGTGCCTGTACAACGCATCTGAGCATTACAGTGAGACTGGTGACTTTGAGAATGCTGAGCAAGTTCTCAAGAAATTGATCGCACGTTACCCCGACGAAAGTCCGATCGAATCTTATCGCAGCGCACTCTACTCGCTCACAATCGTCTACGCTCAACAGGACCGATATGACGAGGCTACGAAACTATTGCAAAAAGTGTCACGAATTGTTGAAAAACATTTCGATGCCGATCCTCTTGTTCGAGGGAAATTCTTTCTGAAAAGTGGTCACGCCGCATTGCTTGCTGATCGGAAACGTGAGGCACTCCAGCAACTCGATCTCGCATTGGTTGAGTATCAGAAGATTGACGATCTGAACAAAATTGATCGTGTCGAATGGGGGTACTTCGATAACGATCTTCTCTGGTTGAGGAAGTACTATGAACAATTGCATGCCTGGGATCGCGTCGCTGAAGTGCGAGAGTTTGCACAGGACTCAGAAGCAATTCTCTACTCGGATGCTCCCGATGTTCTCAGAAGGCTCGAACAAGAACTCGAACTGGCCCGACGGATTGCAGCGCTCACAGGAGAGGACCTCGCAGCCTACGAACAACTCTTCAAAGACACCCAGACGTTGAAAGATCACAATAATGTGGGAATTGACCCGCAACTGCTTGGTCGTTCAGAAAGCATTCTCAAGAAGTCTACCGAAACTCTGGGGCCGCTGAATCTTGCAATGATGAATTATGCAAAGGCAGCAGCTACGTACTTTGAGGAGCAGGAAAACTATCAGCAAGCGATCTCCATGAGCATTTTAGCTTACACTTGCGGGGCTTCTAAACTGGGGAGCGGGCATCCAGATTCGCTCACCTTTATGACTCGAAACTCACGTCTCATGCGAGCACTGGGACAGTATCAAGAGGCACTCAGTTTTTCTAAAAAAAGTGTCTTTGATACTGCGCAGTCCCGGGGCGACGAGGATATCGATACTTTTGCTGCCCAATTCGAACTCGCACAGGTTTATGCAGAGATCGAAGATTATTCCTCGGCTTTGCCGTTGGCTCGTTCGGCAAGCGAAGGTTTCAGACGACTCTGGGGGACGGAGAATCGAGAGTATGCCAATGCGATTCGCCTGCTCGGCGAAATCTATTACGGAATTGGTGAACCAAGATTGGCACATGCCGAGATTCTCCGATCGCATGAAATCATTCAAAGACTCAAGGAGGTCACCGAACGTGACCGACTTCGCAGTGCAGCCACCGTTGCAGTTTCAACGGCAACCGACGACTCTCGTAAAATCGAAGCCCGTGAACGATTTGAAGAGGTGTTGAATGCATACGAAGTTGCCGATCGTGCTGAGTCTGCAGAATTCTTCGAACTTCTCATTGAGTATGGCGACGCACAATTGCGTTGGGATGACATCGAGAAAGCGACAAAACTGTTTGAGCAAGCGGTCATCGGACTGGCTCATCGTAAGAGTCACTACAAGCTGCAACAGTCCGCTCAACAAAAACTTGGTATCGCTCAAAGAAAAAACGGCCAGTTCGAACAGGCACGCGACAATCTAACGGAAGCCCTCAATCTTCAACGGAAACTCTTTGGGGCTGAATCACGGGTCATCACAGAAACACTTTTCCAGCTTGCAATTGTTGAGCACGTCCTTGGAGAGGACCACTCAGCTTTGAAGCACGTGGAGAACTCTCTTCAACTTCAGCAACGTCAACTCTCCGAAATCGGTCGACTGCTCAGCGACACTTCGCTCACAAGTCTGCTCGACCAAGACGAGAGACCACTCGACCTGTTGATCTCGATCATCAACAAGAAACAACCGGCTCCCTCTGATATTCGAATGGCTCTCGACTGGACGATGCAACGAAAGGGGCTGTCTCTCGACTTGAATTGCCGTTTGAAGACTTTTGAACAATCACAATCGTTCGATTCCGAAACTCTCAATTTGATCGAAAAACTGCGAGTGCTTAATCAGGAACTCGCAGACTTGACGCTCGGTCAAGACGGCACACGATCCGAAAGCGAACTTGCAGCTCAACGCCGACAGAAACAGAGGGAAATTTCCGAAGAACAAGGGAAGCTGAACGAGCGATTACATAATCTGGTTGCCGCCAACAGCGAATTTCAACTCGACACAGATCAACTCTCATCGAAGCTCGAAAGCAACACTGCTTACATCGAATTCCTGAAGGTGAACCGATTTGCAGCCGGTGCGTCTGGGTACATTGCCTTCTTCGTTCGCAGGGAGAATGAACAGACCCAGATTCAATTTGCAGATTTGGGAAACGCTGAAGAGATCGACGACTTGATAGAAGAGTTGCGAGAGCAAACTCGTCGATTTCCGAGAATGCTGCGTCTGTCAACGGAAGAAGAACTGGAAACACGATACCGACAACTTTCTCAGAACTTGTATCATCGTCTGCTTGGGCCGTTTGAAGAACACCTCGATCAGGTGACAATTCTGACAATAAGTCCCGACGCGGGGATTTCTGGAGTCCCGTTCTCTGCACTTGTCGACAACTCAGACCACTATCTCGTTGAGACGAAAGAGATCAGCTACGTATCGTCCGCCCGTGACCTGACACGCAAGCACGAACCGCCAGGAGTGGGGACTCTAGTGATCTCAAATCCGAACTTCGATGCCGAGGTTGAAGTTCGCGAGCAAGTCGTTGCAAAACAACAGGAGCAATCTCAAAATCTGGTTGCGTTGCGAGGAGCGAACGGGATCGACTTGCGATCACTGCGCTGGAAACGATTGCCGGGAGCAGAATTAGAAGCTGATGATGTGCAGACAATCCTGAGCTCGACGGCTTATCAACCAGTCAATGTTTTTGTTGGTGATGCTGCCGTCGAAGAAGTCTTCAAGTCAGTTCACGCCGCTAGAATCGTCCATCTGGCAACCCACGGTTTTTATGTCCCTTCGGCAGAAGAAGATGAATTCGAACGCGGTTCTGTCCGATCGACTTCCAATCTTTCGCGGCTGCGAGCTGCAGACAATCCACTTCTTCGTTCGGGGATCGTTCTCGCCGGGGCGAATCGCTCTTCGTCAGTCACGAATGAAAAACGAAAGCTCGAGGACGGATGGGTGACCGCTCAGGAAATTGCTCGGCTGAATTTTCGAAATACAGAACTTGTCGTGCTCAGCGCATGCGAGAGTGGGTTAGGTGACGTATCCTCAGGGCAAGGCGTCCACGGAATTCGACGAGCATTCATGAACGCTGGTGCTCATTCGATACTGACAACTCTCTTTGAAGTCCCTGACGGTGAAACTCGCGATCTTATTCGTGCGTTCTACGAAGAGTTAGCGGCTCGCCACAACCGACGCTCAGCCATTTCCCAAGCTCAGCGTACACAGATCGAGAAACGTCGTGCAGAAAACAATGCAGCTCACCCGTTCTACTGGGCCAGCTTCGTTCTATACGGAGATGTTGAGTAA
- a CDS encoding DUF1559 family PulG-like putative transporter, with product MTTRKRIGFTLIELLVVIAIIAILVALLLPAVQQAREAARRTQCKNNLKQIGLALHNYNDTFGRLPPGMMADIDDSNGCDDDGFGFMYAILPYIDQAPLYNQMEGYLNSTAITTSHPNNNRFCVLKGHESTYGGIIPGGDTVISGYRCPSSTLPSVVPATFSVSGSGAGALPPEEDAMIGYALSDYKGSGGGPRDGSGMLPKQADVPGGRLFRDITDGLTNTMLVGESSYVTTDGSNSEVEDWPTWIGGVDTDEPIRFEAEAEDPINGRVSPNDMFNAVSDDCAFSFHVGGAQFLFGDGSVHFLSENIDLVTYGNLGDIADGNVVGEF from the coding sequence ATGACAACAAGAAAACGAATCGGCTTTACTCTTATTGAACTCTTGGTAGTGATTGCGATCATAGCCATCTTAGTCGCACTGTTACTGCCAGCTGTTCAGCAAGCACGAGAAGCTGCTCGCCGAACCCAGTGCAAGAACAACCTGAAGCAAATTGGTCTGGCCCTTCATAATTACAACGACACTTTCGGTCGGCTCCCTCCTGGCATGATGGCAGACATTGATGACAGCAATGGTTGCGATGATGACGGCTTTGGTTTTATGTACGCAATTCTTCCGTACATTGATCAAGCACCGCTTTACAACCAAATGGAGGGATACTTGAACAGCACAGCGATCACCACGTCGCATCCCAACAACAATCGGTTTTGTGTGCTAAAAGGGCATGAGAGTACTTATGGCGGGATTATTCCTGGTGGGGATACAGTCATCAGTGGGTATCGTTGTCCCTCTTCGACGCTTCCTTCCGTCGTGCCTGCAACATTTTCAGTTTCGGGAAGTGGTGCTGGCGCGTTGCCTCCCGAGGAAGATGCCATGATCGGATACGCGTTGTCTGATTACAAAGGGTCAGGCGGAGGTCCACGCGATGGCTCTGGGATGCTTCCAAAACAAGCAGACGTTCCTGGAGGACGATTGTTCCGGGATATCACAGATGGATTGACCAACACGATGCTCGTTGGTGAAAGCTCGTATGTGACGACAGATGGTTCTAATAGCGAAGTTGAGGATTGGCCAACCTGGATTGGTGGCGTTGATACAGACGAGCCGATTCGCTTCGAAGCTGAAGCTGAAGATCCTATCAATGGACGCGTCTCGCCGAATGATATGTTCAATGCTGTGAGCGATGATTGTGCCTTCAGTTTTCATGTCGGAGGGGCACAATTCCTCTTTGGCGATGGATCAGTTCATTTTCTCAGCGAGAACATTGATCTCGTGACCTATGGGAATCTTGGTGACATCGCAGACGGAAATGTTGTTGGCGAATTTTAA
- a CDS encoding DUF4384 domain-containing protein, translating to MTRALTLIFSVLLFSCSNKASCQEPTGDQLDQQVHWILKNKCSVCHDELGDEAASGVGDLLELEGLYEYYLDPTDEELLNDLLLGDDARMPKPKYDDVAWNGPLTKAEKATLREWIHRGGASDEYASSQEAEPRKMISLREMMEAMASDLQTLSGTKLENARYLTLTNLHNRNDVSEDELEIYRAAIVKTLNSLSQSPDVLGLDTSTAAQKLVAVDSARTIFRFDLRHIGWDRKKWDRVAQHYPFAIEVREGTGNVVYELTSSELPYLRADWFVFATLQPPLYHEMVEIPPTLAQLEQSLGIERFREIRNRNVARSGMIESKVSDYNRLLERIPFRGGGYHLSYDNGSNDGESNFMDFPFGPKGVGLTNKYEFKHDGGEAIYNLPNGYQAYMLVDAEGQRLDVAPSSIVQDGTMPRDAIINGISCLSCHFQGMKPEKYSPRLAQLDVLREEVSGNFVRFTSDERELVKELYPPHAEFEQLIENDRERFLRALEESGIPQRGATEPARELFNRFKRDLDTEGLAAEFGMNPDEFRERMSRETETRQLLRVSEQGIFDRQRVFSQFARIARLVGLAEVRTSKPLPFPYFAEETMQFAKNDAVQAAANPTVGSTGVSLVDAENRDGQLQVQLWTADQRQSYEVGDLLEVRVRANEDCFLTLISVDSVGELTLLMPNAFHGQFRMRKNQTVTIPTPQMDFEFIAQPPTGPTIVKAIVCKRPLPLRDITIERLNKEIFPSLGRAKGFNVRKREQPPERSSEEILSAPLTLEEIGNIFSRNEWATASISVVIRPK from the coding sequence ATGACTCGAGCACTGACCCTGATTTTTTCAGTCTTGCTTTTTTCATGCAGTAACAAAGCAAGCTGTCAGGAACCCACGGGCGACCAACTTGATCAACAAGTTCACTGGATTCTGAAGAATAAATGCTCAGTCTGTCATGACGAACTGGGTGATGAAGCGGCATCTGGCGTCGGCGATCTGCTCGAGCTCGAAGGACTTTATGAGTACTATCTCGATCCAACCGATGAGGAGTTACTCAACGATTTGCTACTGGGCGACGATGCCCGCATGCCAAAACCCAAGTACGATGACGTTGCCTGGAACGGTCCGCTTACGAAAGCTGAAAAGGCAACTCTTCGCGAGTGGATTCATCGTGGAGGAGCGAGTGATGAGTATGCTTCAAGCCAGGAGGCTGAACCGCGTAAGATGATCTCGCTTCGTGAAATGATGGAGGCGATGGCAAGCGACCTGCAAACACTTTCAGGAACAAAATTAGAGAACGCACGCTATCTTACGCTGACGAATCTTCATAATCGAAACGACGTAAGCGAAGACGAACTGGAAATCTATCGGGCAGCGATCGTCAAAACATTGAACTCGCTTTCACAGTCGCCCGATGTTTTAGGCCTCGACACTTCGACTGCCGCTCAAAAGCTAGTCGCTGTTGATTCGGCTCGGACGATCTTTCGGTTTGACTTACGTCACATTGGCTGGGACCGGAAAAAATGGGATCGTGTTGCCCAGCACTATCCGTTTGCAATTGAAGTTCGCGAGGGGACAGGGAATGTCGTGTATGAACTGACTTCTTCAGAGCTACCATATCTACGAGCTGACTGGTTTGTCTTTGCAACACTTCAACCGCCGCTCTATCACGAAATGGTTGAGATTCCCCCGACGTTAGCCCAGCTTGAGCAATCGCTAGGGATTGAACGGTTTCGGGAAATTCGCAATCGCAATGTCGCCCGATCAGGAATGATTGAGTCAAAGGTCTCAGACTACAACCGTTTGCTGGAACGGATTCCATTTCGAGGAGGTGGCTACCACTTGAGTTACGACAACGGTTCCAATGATGGTGAATCGAATTTTATGGATTTCCCATTCGGCCCAAAGGGTGTTGGACTTACAAACAAATATGAATTCAAGCATGACGGCGGAGAGGCGATTTACAATCTCCCCAACGGTTATCAGGCGTATATGCTTGTCGACGCTGAAGGTCAGAGGCTCGATGTTGCCCCCTCTTCAATTGTGCAGGATGGAACGATGCCGAGAGATGCAATCATCAACGGTATCAGCTGTCTGAGCTGTCACTTTCAGGGAATGAAGCCGGAGAAGTACTCGCCGCGACTGGCTCAACTTGATGTGCTTCGCGAGGAGGTGTCTGGAAACTTCGTTCGATTCACTTCAGATGAACGAGAACTTGTGAAAGAGCTTTATCCCCCGCATGCCGAATTCGAACAACTGATTGAGAATGACCGAGAACGCTTTCTTCGAGCATTGGAAGAATCTGGAATTCCGCAACGTGGTGCGACGGAGCCAGCTCGTGAACTGTTCAACCGATTCAAGAGAGACCTTGATACGGAAGGGCTCGCAGCAGAGTTTGGAATGAACCCAGACGAATTTCGGGAAAGAATGTCGCGCGAAACCGAAACACGGCAGTTGTTGAGAGTTTCTGAACAGGGAATCTTCGATCGTCAGCGTGTCTTCTCTCAGTTCGCCAGAATTGCACGACTTGTGGGGCTCGCCGAAGTTCGTACATCCAAGCCGCTGCCGTTTCCCTACTTCGCAGAAGAAACGATGCAGTTTGCAAAAAACGATGCGGTTCAGGCCGCAGCAAACCCTACTGTGGGATCTACAGGGGTGTCTCTCGTTGATGCGGAGAATCGCGATGGACAGCTGCAAGTTCAATTATGGACAGCCGATCAGCGCCAATCCTATGAAGTCGGAGATCTCCTCGAAGTCAGAGTTAGGGCTAACGAAGACTGTTTTCTGACTCTCATCTCGGTCGACTCGGTTGGCGAGCTCACTCTGTTAATGCCCAATGCATTTCACGGGCAGTTTAGAATGAGAAAAAATCAAACCGTAACAATCCCAACACCTCAGATGGATTTTGAGTTCATTGCACAACCGCCAACAGGTCCCACGATCGTGAAGGCGATCGTCTGCAAACGACCACTTCCCCTGCGCGATATCACTATCGAGCGGCTCAACAAGGAGATCTTCCCATCACTCGGTCGCGCCAAAGGATTTAATGTTCGCAAGAGGGAACAACCGCCTGAACGCTCATCAGAGGAGATACTGTCGGCTCCACTGACCCTTGAGGAGATCGGAAATATTTTTTCACGAAACGAGTGGGCGACAGCCAGTATCAGTGTGGTAATCCGTCCCAAATAG
- a CDS encoding transthyretin-like family protein, producing the protein MYKLKLLIPVLICLVSGCGGGGLKEFPTAEVTGVVTCDGSPVANVRVYFSPTASGKDANVGKSGWGTTKENGEFTISTYGSEDGAVVGNHNVSVDAPHPERFPDFECNCDTDSNRVLMEVSISTEKENRFMIDLPEKPKRRRNTKLSDDDLDDLEDDD; encoded by the coding sequence ATGTACAAATTGAAACTGTTGATACCTGTACTGATCTGTTTGGTTTCAGGGTGTGGAGGCGGTGGACTGAAAGAATTTCCCACCGCTGAGGTGACAGGTGTTGTCACGTGTGATGGAAGCCCGGTTGCGAATGTTCGGGTCTATTTCTCCCCCACTGCATCCGGCAAGGACGCGAATGTCGGGAAATCTGGATGGGGAACAACGAAAGAGAATGGTGAGTTTACGATCTCAACATATGGGTCGGAAGATGGTGCTGTGGTTGGAAATCACAATGTGAGTGTTGACGCACCTCACCCAGAACGATTCCCAGACTTTGAGTGTAACTGTGACACAGACAGCAACAGAGTCCTCATGGAAGTCTCGATCTCCACTGAAAAAGAAAATCGATTCATGATTGACTTACCGGAAAAACCAAAAAGACGGCGGAATACGAAGTTGAGTGATGACGATCTGGATGACCTGGAAGATGACGATTAG